The following coding sequences lie in one Oncorhynchus gorbuscha isolate QuinsamMale2020 ecotype Even-year linkage group LG10, OgorEven_v1.0, whole genome shotgun sequence genomic window:
- the LOC124045940 gene encoding YTH domain-containing family protein 1-like translates to MSATSIDPQNSKGQDAKVFPVSVQNGSLHQKETVHDNDFEPYLTGQSNQNNSYQSMTDPYLSSYYAPSIGFPYPLSEAPWSTGGDPPIPYLTPYAPLSNGDHHFMHDTVFGQPGGLGSSIYPHRFNFFPENPAFSTWGTSGSQGQQTQSSAYGGSYSYPPSSLGGTLVPDGQTGFHSDTLSKAPGMNSLEQGMLGLKIGGDVSGNGSGVKSVGSVIGGGAVAQAVSTGNGGTPIGMPPPKPTSWAAIASKPAKPQQLKVKPGMPMGGALPPPPIKHNMDIGTWDNKGSISKVAPPLSHHQQQQLHSHGHAHLPHGLPPPPQQSVQSAQSLVQQMTMGPPPPQSYQNHNSAPPPQTRWVAPRNRNPGYGGGSMDSSGSSSGGGGGVPPGSGPGLENHPVLENLRAAHSYNPKEFDWNLKNGRVFIIKSYSEDDIHRSIKYSIWCSTEHGNKRLDSAFRAINAKGPVYLLFSVNGSGHFCGVAEMLSPVDYGTSAGVWAQDKWKGKFDVDWLFVKDVPNSQLRHIRLENNDNKPVTNSRDTQEVPLEKAKQVLKIIATYKHTTSIFDDFSHYEKRQEEEEVVRKTYEPAPIQRGSRLDQERQNRSKPQ, encoded by the exons ATGTCTGCTACAAGTATTGACCCTCAG AATTCAAAAGGACAAGACGCTAAAG TCTTTCCGGTTTCAGTGCAAAATGGCTCACTCCACCAGAAGGAAACTGTCCATGATAATGACTTTGAGCCCTATCTCACTGGCCAATCCAATCAG AACAACAGCTACCAATCCATGACTGACCCTTACCTGTCCAGCTACTATGCCCCCTCCATTGGATTCCCCTACCCCCTGAGCGAGGCACCTTGGTCCACCGGTGGCGACCCCCCGATCCCTTACCTGACCCCCTATGCGCCCCTTAGCAATGGAGACCACCACTTCATGCATGACACCGTTTTTGGCCAACCTGGGGGACTTGGCAGCAGCATCTACCCACATAGATTTAACTTTTTCCCTGAGAACCCAGCCTTCTCCACCTGGGGTACCAGTGGGTCTCAAGGCCAGCAGACTCAGAGTTCAGCCTATGGGGGCAGCTACAGCTACCCTCCCAGCTCCCTGGGGGGCACACTAGTCCCTGATGGTCAGACAGGGTTCCACAGTGACACTCTGAGCAAGGCACCAGGCATGAACAGCCTGGAGCAGGGGATGCTGGGGCTGAAGATAGGTGGGGATGTGTCGGGCAATGGCTCAGGCGTGAAGAGTGTGGGCTCTGTGATCGGCGGTGGTGCTGTGGCTCAGGCTGTTTCTACAGGCAATGGTGGAACACCAATTGGCATGCCCCCTCCTAAGCCCACGTCCTGGGCTGCTATCGCCAGCAAACCAGCCAAGCCACAGCAGCTGAAGGTCAAGCCAGGCATGCCCATGGGGGGAGCCCTGCCACCACCACCCATCAAACACAATATGGACATTGGGACATGGGATAACAAGGGGTCTATAAGCAAAGTGGCCCCTCCACTGTcccaccaccagcagcagcagctccaCTCTCATGGCCATGCCCACCTCCCCCACGGgctaccccctccccctcagcAGTCTGTTCAATCTGCCCAGTCCCTTGTGCAGCAGATGACCATGGGCCCGCCCCCCCCACAGTCATACCAGAACCACAACTCAGCCCCACCCCCTCAGACCCGCTGGGTTGCTCCACGCAACCGTAACCCGGGCTACGGTGGGGGCAGCATGGACAGCAGCGGTTCCTCtagtggtgggggtggaggtgtGCCTCCAGGTTCTGGCCCAGGTCTAGAGAACCACCCTGTTCTGGAGAATCTGCGGGCTGCCCACAGCTACAACCCTAAGGAGTTTGACTGGAACCTGAAGAATGGCCGCGTGTTCATCATCAAGAGTTACTCTGAGGACGACATCCACCGTTCCATCAAGTACTCCATCTGGTGCAGCACAGAGCATGGTAACAAGCGTCTGGACTCAGCCTTCCGTGCCATCAATGCCAAAGGCCCTGTCTATTTGCTGTTCAGCGTCAATGGCAGCGGCCACTTCTGTGGCGTGGCAGAGATGCTCTCGCCCGTGGACTACGGCACCAGTGCTGGCGTTTGGGCGCAGGACAAGTGGAAAGGCAAGTTTGACGTGGACTGGCTGTTTGTGAAAGACGTGCCTAATAGCCAGCTGAGGCACATCAGGCTGGAAAACAACGACAACAAGCCGGTGACCAACTCTAGGGACACTCAAGAGGTCCCTCTGGAGAAGGCTAAGCAGGTGCTCAAGATCATCGCAACTTACAAACACACCACCTCCATCTTTGATGACTTCTCCCACTATGAGaaaagacaggaagaagaggaggttgTCAGAAAG